A single region of the Arthrobacter sp. V1I7 genome encodes:
- a CDS encoding enoyl-CoA hydratase/isomerase family protein, with the protein MISLSIADGIAEIVLSAPHKLNSLDEQALADLGQAYDDAADAAARGGVRALLLRGEGRAFCAGRDIAGVTPESDDAQAYLGGLVQPLLKKMSSFPAPTFAAAQGACLGVGLGLLLATDVVYVAENAKFGSPFAKLGATLDSGGHWYFTERLGMHRTLDLIYTAELISGAEAVARGLFSRAMPADELLGNTRAIVAGVATGATGAFTASKELVAHIRDQRLGLWEAMEEENAEQARLCKSEDYAEGFRAFQEKRPPVFKG; encoded by the coding sequence ATGATTTCCCTCTCCATCGCCGACGGCATTGCCGAGATCGTGCTGAGTGCGCCGCACAAACTCAACTCGCTGGACGAGCAGGCGCTGGCGGATCTCGGGCAGGCGTACGACGACGCCGCTGACGCCGCCGCGCGCGGCGGGGTCAGGGCGCTGCTGCTCCGCGGCGAAGGGCGGGCCTTTTGCGCCGGGCGGGATATCGCCGGAGTGACGCCGGAGAGCGACGACGCGCAGGCCTACCTTGGCGGGCTCGTCCAGCCGCTGCTGAAGAAGATGAGTTCCTTCCCGGCGCCGACCTTCGCGGCTGCCCAGGGCGCCTGCCTCGGAGTCGGGCTCGGGCTGCTGCTGGCCACCGATGTCGTCTATGTCGCGGAAAACGCCAAGTTCGGGTCCCCGTTCGCCAAACTCGGCGCCACGCTGGACTCCGGCGGGCACTGGTACTTCACCGAACGCCTCGGCATGCACCGGACCCTGGACCTTATCTATACGGCCGAGCTCATCAGCGGCGCCGAGGCCGTGGCGCGGGGGCTGTTCAGCCGCGCCATGCCCGCGGACGAACTGCTGGGGAACACCCGTGCCATTGTGGCGGGCGTGGCCACCGGTGCCACCGGGGCGTTCACGGCCAGCAAGGAACTCGTGGCACACATCCGGGACCAGCGCCTCGGGCTGTGGGAAGCGATGGAAGAGGAAAATGCGGAGCAGGCGCGGCTGTGCAAGAGTGAAGACTACGCCGAGGGATTCCGTGCTTTCCAGGAGAAGCGTCCGCCGGTTTTCAAGGGCTGA
- a CDS encoding GDP-L-fucose synthase, which yields MGAAVTFEPAPLDRASTFYVAGHRGLVGSAIWRNLEDEGFTDLVGRASDELDLKNRADVFAFFAAARPRYVVLAAAKVGGILANSTYPVDFLSDNLRIQVNVLDAAREYGVERLLFLGSSCIYPKFAEQPIREESLLTGHLEPTNDAYAIAKIAGIMHVQAIRRQYALPWISAMPTNLYGPGDNFSRKGSHVLPALIRRFDEAAARGASSVTNWGTGSPRREFLHVDDMASACLHLLEHYDRPAQVNVGTGSDVTIKELASIVAEAVGYEGQISWDATKPDGTAQKLLDVSKLAAAGWSARISLTDGVKSTVEWYRANSGRIRA from the coding sequence GTGGGGGCAGCGGTCACCTTCGAACCCGCCCCGCTGGACCGTGCATCGACGTTCTATGTAGCGGGCCATCGGGGGCTCGTCGGCTCGGCTATCTGGCGGAATCTCGAGGACGAAGGGTTCACGGACCTGGTCGGGCGCGCCTCCGATGAGCTCGACCTTAAGAATCGTGCGGACGTTTTCGCCTTCTTTGCAGCCGCGAGGCCTCGCTACGTGGTCCTCGCCGCAGCCAAGGTGGGCGGCATCCTGGCCAACAGCACCTACCCGGTGGATTTCCTCAGCGACAACCTTCGCATCCAGGTGAATGTCCTGGACGCGGCACGCGAGTACGGGGTTGAGAGGCTCCTGTTTCTCGGGTCGTCCTGCATCTACCCCAAGTTCGCTGAGCAGCCCATTCGAGAAGAGTCTTTGCTGACCGGGCACCTTGAGCCCACCAATGACGCCTACGCAATAGCAAAAATTGCCGGCATCATGCATGTCCAGGCAATACGGCGCCAGTATGCGCTGCCCTGGATCTCGGCGATGCCGACGAACCTGTACGGCCCGGGGGACAACTTCTCCCGGAAGGGCTCCCACGTCCTGCCTGCCTTGATCCGCCGCTTCGACGAGGCCGCCGCGAGAGGTGCCAGCAGTGTCACCAACTGGGGAACGGGCTCCCCGCGGCGCGAATTCCTGCATGTGGACGACATGGCGTCCGCCTGCCTGCATCTGCTGGAGCACTACGACCGTCCGGCCCAGGTGAATGTGGGGACAGGGTCCGACGTCACGATCAAGGAGTTGGCCTCAATCGTGGCGGAGGCTGTCGGTTATGAGGGACAAATTTCCTGGGATGCAACCAAACCCGACGGCACTGCGCAGAAGCTGCTGGATGTTTCCAAACTTGCAGCGGCCGGCTGGTCGGCGCGAATCAGCTTGACCGACGGTGTCAAGAGCACCGTCGAGTGGTACCGGGCAAACAGCGGCCGCATCAGGGCCTGA
- the paaC gene encoding 1,2-phenylacetyl-CoA epoxidase subunit PaaC codes for MSSPGTDTEDHGGHGDISVGVAGSGDSSASATRITPGNALRPEDIALAVARGTAKPSEDVAEYALRLGDDALILAQRLGHWISRAPELEEDVALGNIALDQLGHARSFLSYAGGAFEGDGGAKSENDLAYFRREHEFRSAHLFEQPNGDFAVTIARQFLVSYYQFELYRRLTESTDTTLAAVAAKAVKEVDYHRDHSAQWILRLALGTEESRRRIIHGLRLSWPYLGELFEDDELTARLAEAGAAVEPSSLKADFDRLTGEVLAEAELEVPQVPSAPGGGRRGQHSEHLGYILAEMQVLAREHPGASW; via the coding sequence GTGAGCAGTCCCGGAACGGATACCGAAGATCACGGCGGCCACGGCGACATCTCCGTGGGCGTGGCCGGCAGCGGCGATTCGTCTGCCAGCGCCACCCGCATCACCCCGGGCAACGCACTCCGCCCGGAGGACATCGCTTTGGCGGTGGCCCGAGGCACCGCCAAGCCCAGCGAAGACGTCGCCGAGTACGCCCTGCGCCTGGGCGACGACGCCCTCATCCTCGCCCAGCGGCTGGGCCACTGGATTTCCCGCGCCCCCGAGCTGGAGGAGGACGTGGCCCTCGGGAACATCGCCCTGGACCAGCTGGGCCACGCCCGGTCCTTCCTCAGCTACGCCGGAGGCGCCTTCGAAGGGGACGGCGGAGCGAAGAGCGAGAATGACCTGGCCTACTTCCGCCGCGAACACGAGTTCCGGTCCGCGCACCTGTTCGAGCAGCCCAACGGCGACTTCGCCGTCACCATTGCCCGCCAGTTTTTGGTGAGCTACTACCAGTTCGAGCTGTACCGCCGGCTGACGGAGTCCACGGACACCACCCTCGCGGCCGTCGCGGCCAAGGCCGTGAAGGAAGTGGACTATCACCGCGACCACAGCGCGCAATGGATCCTGCGCCTGGCGCTCGGCACCGAGGAATCCCGCCGCCGCATCATCCACGGCCTCCGGCTCAGCTGGCCGTACCTCGGCGAGCTTTTCGAGGACGACGAGCTGACCGCCCGCCTGGCTGAAGCCGGCGCCGCCGTCGAACCGTCCAGCCTGAAAGCGGATTTTGACCGCCTGACCGGTGAGGTCCTGGCCGAAGCGGAGCTGGAGGTGCCGCAGGTGCCGTCCGCACCGGGCGGCGGGCGCCGCGGCCAGCACTCCGAGCACCTGGGGTACATCCTCGCCGAAATGCAGGTGCTGGCCCGGGAGCATCCCGGAGCGAGCTGGTGA
- a CDS encoding LCP family protein, producing the protein MGGPALDGSPAPAGRRHLRPLLVAVAALLILAVAGAAYFLSRPRTDTSAPAETPNPAPAAAPETPPTPSATPTPEPEPPPVALNILLVGSDSRVNARAEAASGARSDQRSDVLVFIHLPADRQSVYGISIMRDLWVDIPGYGAAKINAALELGGVPLQALTVSALLGQRIDHTVMLDFEGFSALTDALGGVVVDVKLPFSSTVDTRYYFPPGANRLNGAQALSFVRERHAFVDGDYQRVRNQQTFLKAALAKLLNEGGLADRNTVRELVRTVLPHVTLDASFTLASLEHLAYSLRSTAPGRGVFFTLPTAGTGTSRDGQSIVLQDPAATAAVSAALAGQTLAEYVAANNLQNGN; encoded by the coding sequence GTGGGCGGGCCGGCGCTGGACGGGTCCCCGGCTCCCGCCGGAAGGCGCCACCTGCGCCCGCTCCTCGTTGCCGTGGCCGCCCTGCTAATCCTCGCCGTCGCAGGCGCGGCGTATTTCCTGAGCCGGCCGCGGACCGACACGTCCGCCCCTGCAGAGACTCCCAACCCGGCCCCGGCCGCCGCCCCGGAGACGCCACCGACCCCCAGCGCCACGCCGACGCCGGAGCCGGAACCGCCGCCCGTCGCGTTGAACATCCTGCTGGTGGGCAGCGACAGCCGGGTGAATGCCCGGGCCGAAGCGGCCTCCGGGGCGCGCTCCGACCAGCGCAGCGACGTCCTCGTTTTCATCCACCTCCCCGCGGACCGGCAGAGCGTCTACGGCATTTCCATCATGCGGGACCTGTGGGTGGACATCCCCGGGTACGGTGCCGCGAAAATCAATGCCGCCCTGGAACTGGGCGGGGTGCCGCTCCAGGCGCTGACGGTGTCGGCGCTGCTGGGCCAGCGCATCGACCACACGGTGATGCTGGACTTCGAGGGATTCAGCGCACTGACGGATGCCCTCGGCGGCGTTGTGGTCGACGTCAAGCTGCCGTTCTCATCCACGGTGGACACCCGATATTATTTCCCGCCCGGCGCGAACCGGCTCAATGGCGCCCAGGCACTGTCCTTCGTGCGGGAGCGCCACGCTTTTGTCGACGGCGACTACCAGCGGGTCCGCAACCAGCAGACCTTCCTGAAGGCCGCGCTGGCGAAATTGCTGAACGAAGGCGGACTCGCCGACCGGAACACCGTTCGGGAACTGGTCCGGACGGTGCTGCCGCACGTCACGCTGGACGCCAGCTTCACCCTCGCATCGCTGGAACACCTGGCCTACAGCCTCCGCAGCACTGCACCCGGGCGCGGCGTGTTCTTCACGCTTCCGACGGCGGGCACCGGAACCAGCCGGGACGGTCAGTCCATCGTCCTGCAGGACCCCGCAGCGACCGCCGCGGTCTCGGCCGCGCTGGCCGGGCAGACGCTGGCCGAGTACGTGGCCGCCAACAACCTGCAGAACGGCAATTGA
- the galU gene encoding UTP--glucose-1-phosphate uridylyltransferase GalU, with the protein MTSGKRVIKAVIPAAGLGTRFLPATKAMPKEMLPVVDQPAIQYVVEEAVRAGLTDLLMITGRQKRALEDHFDREPSLERALELKGDLDRLDAVRHASSLGPLHYVRQGDPKGLGHAVLCARQHVGHEPFAVLLGDDLIDERDELLSTMMDVQARTGGSVVALIEVGPAEISAYGCADVSAIPGEDHVRVNGLVEKPDVADAPSNLAVIGRYVLHPAVFDVLEGTGPGRGGEIQLTDALQALAVSDGEGGGVYGVVFQGRRYDTGDKLSYLKAVISIAAERVEFGEELRSWMKGFLS; encoded by the coding sequence ATGACTTCGGGGAAACGAGTAATCAAGGCTGTCATTCCGGCCGCAGGGCTCGGAACACGCTTCCTTCCCGCTACCAAGGCGATGCCCAAGGAGATGCTGCCGGTGGTGGACCAGCCGGCCATCCAGTATGTGGTGGAGGAAGCAGTCCGCGCCGGGCTGACCGATCTGCTGATGATCACCGGCCGCCAGAAGCGTGCCCTCGAGGACCACTTTGACCGGGAGCCCAGCCTGGAACGCGCCCTGGAGCTCAAGGGCGATCTGGACCGGCTGGACGCGGTCCGGCACGCCTCCAGCCTGGGTCCGCTGCATTACGTCCGGCAGGGCGACCCCAAGGGCCTGGGCCATGCCGTCCTGTGCGCCCGCCAGCACGTGGGCCACGAGCCCTTCGCGGTCCTTTTGGGCGACGACCTGATCGACGAGCGCGACGAGCTGCTGAGCACCATGATGGATGTGCAGGCCAGGACCGGCGGGTCGGTGGTCGCACTGATCGAGGTCGGCCCGGCCGAAATCAGCGCCTACGGCTGCGCCGATGTGTCGGCCATCCCGGGCGAGGACCACGTGAGGGTCAACGGCCTGGTAGAGAAGCCGGACGTCGCGGATGCCCCCTCAAACCTGGCCGTGATCGGCAGGTACGTGCTGCACCCCGCGGTGTTCGATGTCCTGGAAGGCACCGGGCCCGGCCGCGGCGGGGAGATCCAACTGACGGACGCGCTGCAGGCTCTGGCGGTATCGGACGGCGAGGGCGGCGGCGTCTACGGTGTGGTCTTCCAGGGCCGCCGCTACGACACGGGTGACAAGCTGAGTTACCTCAAGGCCGTCATTTCGATCGCCGCGGAGCGGGTGGAGTTCGGCGAAGAGCTGAGGTCGTGGATGAAGGGCTTCCTCAGCTGA
- the paaD gene encoding 1,2-phenylacetyl-CoA epoxidase subunit PaaD, with protein sequence MFVQDAGTGTGRGATEATAEQKAWAVAATVCDPEIPVLTIEDLGILRDVRVTKEANADDGGMVSAVQVTITPTYSGCPAMDAIRDDLKAAFHSAGYAGVQVELVLAPAWTTDWMSEAGKAKLQEYGIAPPSGRAAAGGLGHPSRGTVRLSLAVKCPQCSSLNTKELTRFGSTSCKALYVCQDCKEPFDYFKVL encoded by the coding sequence ATGTTCGTACAGGACGCCGGGACCGGGACCGGGAGGGGGGCCACCGAAGCCACCGCGGAGCAGAAGGCCTGGGCCGTTGCCGCCACGGTCTGCGACCCGGAGATCCCGGTCCTCACCATTGAGGATCTCGGGATCCTGCGCGACGTCCGGGTGACGAAGGAAGCCAACGCCGACGACGGCGGGATGGTCTCCGCCGTCCAGGTCACCATCACGCCGACCTACTCGGGCTGCCCGGCGATGGACGCGATCCGCGACGACCTCAAGGCCGCGTTCCACTCGGCCGGTTACGCCGGCGTGCAGGTGGAACTGGTGCTCGCCCCGGCCTGGACCACGGACTGGATGAGCGAGGCCGGGAAGGCCAAGCTGCAGGAGTACGGCATCGCCCCGCCCTCAGGCCGCGCTGCCGCCGGCGGGCTGGGACACCCCTCCCGGGGAACCGTCCGCCTCAGCCTGGCCGTGAAATGCCCGCAGTGCTCATCGTTGAACACCAAGGAACTCACCCGCTTCGGTTCCACCTCCTGCAAGGCGCTGTATGTGTGCCAGGACTGCAAGGAACCGTTCGACTACTTCAAAGTTTTGTAA
- the paaB gene encoding 1,2-phenylacetyl-CoA epoxidase subunit PaaB, with product MAPHGNPEVPASSAGEVIRGAEKVPAGSPAGSPAEAPAGATGRGNVWPLWEVFVRSSRGLSHVHAGSLHAPDAAMALRNARDLYTRRNEGVSIWVVPADAIAASDPDAKGSFFESPQGKDYRHATYYTKSEGVKHL from the coding sequence ATGGCCCCCCACGGCAACCCGGAAGTCCCCGCCAGTTCCGCCGGCGAGGTGATCCGCGGCGCGGAGAAGGTTCCGGCAGGCTCACCCGCCGGCTCACCCGCCGAAGCCCCGGCCGGCGCAACCGGCAGAGGAAATGTCTGGCCGCTCTGGGAAGTCTTTGTCCGGTCCAGCCGCGGTCTCTCACACGTGCACGCCGGCTCCTTGCATGCCCCGGATGCGGCCATGGCCCTGCGCAACGCCCGCGACCTGTACACCCGCCGCAACGAGGGCGTGTCCATCTGGGTTGTCCCGGCCGACGCCATCGCCGCCAGCGATCCCGATGCGAAGGGCTCCTTCTTTGAGTCACCCCAGGGCAAGGACTACCGGCACGCCACGTATTACACCAAGAGTGAGGGCGTGAAGCACCTGTGA
- a CDS encoding low molecular weight phosphatase family protein, with product METSSNVRILTVCTGNICRSPVAERMLQAGLDEVSAGTFRVRSAGTLAAAGAPVQLPSARIIESHGGRPDGFAARQLTPGMLRGTDIILTMTASHRSDVVRLKPSALKRTFTIREFARLLKALEERDAGPAPDADLATRWKALPERAATVRHLALVNDAADNDVADPYRLGPEAYQRMEDELVPAVLTILRFAHRTAPAEV from the coding sequence GTGGAAACCTCCTCAAATGTCCGGATCCTCACTGTCTGCACCGGAAACATCTGCCGCTCGCCCGTCGCCGAGCGGATGCTCCAGGCCGGGCTCGACGAGGTCAGCGCCGGTACCTTCCGGGTCCGAAGCGCCGGAACCTTGGCCGCGGCCGGCGCCCCGGTCCAGCTCCCCTCGGCCCGGATCATTGAATCCCACGGCGGACGGCCGGACGGCTTCGCGGCACGCCAACTGACGCCGGGGATGCTCCGCGGCACGGACATCATCCTTACCATGACAGCGAGCCACCGCAGCGACGTGGTCAGGTTGAAGCCGTCAGCGCTCAAGCGGACCTTCACGATCCGCGAATTCGCCCGCCTGCTGAAAGCCCTGGAGGAGCGGGACGCCGGCCCCGCGCCGGACGCCGACCTGGCCACGCGGTGGAAGGCCCTTCCCGAACGGGCCGCCACCGTGCGGCACCTCGCCCTGGTGAACGACGCCGCCGACAATGACGTGGCGGACCCCTACCGGCTGGGACCTGAGGCCTACCAGCGGATGGAGGACGAGCTGGTGCCGGCGGTCCTCACCATCCTCCGCTTCGCCCACCGGACCGCACCGGCGGAGGTCTGA
- the paaA gene encoding 1,2-phenylacetyl-CoA epoxidase subunit PaaA, translating to MASQTLQSAPAEPTPGRHEQSPEDAARRDAEGQAYFDKVMAEDSRIEPRDWMPPAYRKTLLRQISQHAHSEIIGMQPEANWISRAPSLKRKAILMAKVQDEAGHGLYLYSAAETLGQPRDQMMADLIAGRARYSSIFNYPARTWADMGAIGWLVDGAAICNQVPLCRASYGPYGRAMVRVCKEESFHQRQGFEILLELAKGTPEQKQMAQDAVNRWYAPALMMFGPPDDDSPNSQQSMAWNIKRFGNDELRSRFVGMMVEQVRVLGLTLPDQDIRFNEEARKWEHGPLDWNEFKEVLAGRGPCNAQRLERRREAHENGAWVREAAAAYAAKQARKYAEKEDAA from the coding sequence ATGGCATCGCAGACCCTGCAGTCAGCGCCCGCAGAGCCAACACCGGGACGGCATGAACAGAGCCCCGAAGATGCGGCGCGGCGGGACGCGGAGGGACAGGCCTACTTCGACAAGGTCATGGCGGAAGATTCCCGCATCGAGCCGCGCGACTGGATGCCGCCGGCCTACCGCAAGACCCTGTTGCGACAGATCTCGCAGCACGCGCACTCGGAGATCATCGGTATGCAGCCGGAGGCCAACTGGATCTCCCGCGCCCCGAGCCTCAAGCGCAAGGCCATCCTGATGGCCAAGGTCCAGGACGAGGCCGGCCATGGCCTGTACCTCTACTCTGCCGCCGAAACGCTCGGCCAGCCGCGCGATCAGATGATGGCCGACCTCATCGCCGGCAGGGCCCGCTACTCCTCGATCTTCAACTACCCGGCCCGGACCTGGGCGGACATGGGCGCGATCGGCTGGCTGGTGGATGGTGCGGCCATCTGCAACCAGGTGCCGCTGTGCCGTGCGTCCTACGGGCCCTACGGCCGGGCCATGGTCCGGGTCTGCAAGGAGGAGTCCTTCCACCAGCGGCAGGGTTTCGAGATCCTGCTGGAACTGGCCAAGGGAACACCGGAGCAGAAGCAGATGGCGCAGGATGCGGTGAACCGCTGGTACGCCCCGGCGCTGATGATGTTCGGCCCGCCGGACGATGATTCACCCAATTCCCAGCAGTCCATGGCCTGGAACATCAAGCGCTTCGGCAACGACGAACTCCGCAGCCGCTTTGTCGGCATGATGGTCGAGCAGGTCAGGGTCCTGGGGCTCACACTCCCGGACCAGGACATCCGTTTCAACGAGGAAGCCAGGAAATGGGAGCACGGCCCGCTGGACTGGAACGAGTTCAAGGAAGTCCTCGCCGGCCGGGGCCCCTGCAACGCGCAGCGCCTGGAGCGCCGCCGCGAAGCCCACGAGAACGGCGCCTGGGTGCGCGAAGCCGCCGCAGCCTATGCGGCAAAACAGGCACGTAAATACGCAGAGAAGGAAGACGCAGCATGA
- the gmd gene encoding GDP-mannose 4,6-dehydratase encodes MTKRALITGITGQDGSYLAELLLGKWYEVHGLIRRASTFNTARVDHLYIDPHDPNATLFLHYGDLSDGARLVTLLAQIKPDEVYNLAAQSHVRVSFDEPEHTADTTGVGTIRLLEAVRMSGIETKFYQASSSEMFGATPPPQNEETLFYPRSPYGAAKVYSYWITRNYREAYGMFAVNGILFNHESPRRGETFVTRKITRAVAAIQAGKQDLLYMGNLDAVRDWGYAAEYVEGMWRMLQADEPEDFVLATGGDYTVRDFLQISFDHAGLNWEDHVRFDERYLRPTEVDALIGDASKAQEKLGWKASVHTPELARIMVDADIEALKHAGDSWIDSVDLESWKI; translated from the coding sequence ATGACCAAGCGCGCGCTTATCACCGGCATTACGGGCCAGGATGGCTCATATCTTGCAGAACTGCTCCTGGGCAAGTGGTATGAGGTGCATGGCCTTATCCGCCGGGCATCGACCTTCAACACCGCCAGGGTCGATCACCTCTACATCGATCCGCACGATCCCAATGCCACGCTCTTCCTGCATTACGGCGACCTGAGTGACGGTGCGCGGCTCGTCACGCTGCTGGCCCAAATCAAACCCGACGAGGTCTACAACCTGGCCGCCCAGTCCCACGTTCGCGTTTCGTTTGATGAGCCCGAGCACACGGCCGATACGACCGGCGTGGGCACCATCCGCCTCCTCGAGGCCGTCCGGATGTCGGGCATAGAAACGAAGTTCTATCAGGCGTCCTCCTCCGAGATGTTCGGCGCCACTCCTCCTCCCCAGAACGAGGAGACTCTCTTTTATCCGCGGTCCCCTTACGGTGCGGCCAAGGTCTACAGCTACTGGATCACCAGGAATTACCGCGAGGCCTACGGCATGTTCGCGGTAAACGGGATCCTCTTCAACCATGAGTCCCCCCGCCGCGGCGAAACCTTCGTCACCCGCAAGATCACCCGCGCCGTCGCCGCTATCCAGGCCGGGAAGCAGGATCTGCTGTACATGGGAAACCTCGACGCCGTCCGGGACTGGGGCTACGCCGCGGAGTATGTCGAAGGCATGTGGCGGATGCTTCAGGCCGACGAGCCGGAGGACTTCGTGCTCGCGACCGGCGGCGACTACACGGTCCGTGACTTCCTGCAGATCTCCTTCGACCACGCGGGCCTGAACTGGGAGGACCACGTCCGGTTCGACGAACGATACCTCCGGCCGACCGAAGTTGACGCCTTGATCGGCGACGCCTCCAAGGCCCAGGAAAAACTCGGCTGGAAGGCATCCGTCCACACGCCGGAGCTCGCCCGCATCATGGTGGACGCCGATATCGAGGCCTTGAAGCATGCCGGTGACAGCTGGATCGACAGCGTCGACCTCGAGAGCTGGAAAATCTAG
- the paaE gene encoding 1,2-phenylacetyl-CoA epoxidase subunit PaaE, which yields MPVVRQTAAESAQATGRRRPSFHALTVSEVRRLTEDAIEVTFAVPAELAGQFDYLPGQYVALRTTLTDGNGEPHEVRRSYSICAEPRSFADGSSEIRVAIKKDLGGLFSTWANAELKAGDVLDVMSPMGAFVSKHGRDGKSVEQNVMNSMNRPQDMADQLAGEPGSFVAIAAGSGITPVIAIARTLLAAHPETRFDLVYANKAAMDVMFLEELADLKDKYPSRLALHHVLSREQRIAPLLTGRIDAGKLQALLSTAIHSDDVDEWFLCGPFELVQLCRDTLAARGVKPEHVRFELFTSGKPDRPEGNIGRPVIADESKETFKITFKLDGLQGEVASPTHARESILNAALRVRPDVPFACAGGVCGTCRAKVVTGAVTMDENYALEQDELDKGYVLTCQSHPTTPEVTVDFDV from the coding sequence ATGCCCGTTGTCCGCCAGACTGCCGCCGAATCGGCGCAGGCCACCGGCCGCCGTCGTCCGTCCTTCCACGCACTGACGGTGAGCGAGGTCCGCCGGCTCACCGAGGACGCCATCGAAGTGACCTTCGCGGTTCCCGCCGAGCTGGCCGGGCAGTTCGATTACCTCCCCGGCCAGTACGTAGCCCTGCGCACCACCCTGACGGACGGAAACGGCGAGCCGCACGAGGTCCGCCGCAGCTACTCCATCTGCGCCGAGCCGCGCAGCTTCGCGGACGGCAGCAGTGAGATCCGCGTCGCCATCAAGAAGGACCTGGGCGGCCTGTTCTCCACCTGGGCCAATGCCGAGCTCAAGGCCGGCGACGTCCTGGACGTGATGAGCCCGATGGGCGCGTTCGTCTCCAAGCACGGCCGCGACGGCAAATCGGTCGAGCAGAACGTGATGAACTCGATGAACCGTCCGCAGGACATGGCAGACCAGCTGGCGGGGGAGCCGGGCTCCTTCGTGGCCATCGCGGCCGGATCCGGCATCACCCCGGTGATCGCCATCGCCCGAACGCTGCTGGCCGCGCACCCGGAAACACGCTTCGATCTGGTCTACGCCAATAAGGCCGCGATGGACGTGATGTTCCTCGAAGAACTCGCGGACCTCAAGGACAAGTACCCGTCGCGGCTCGCCCTGCACCACGTGCTCTCCCGCGAGCAGCGGATCGCGCCGCTGCTCACCGGCCGGATCGACGCCGGGAAGCTGCAGGCGCTGCTGAGTACCGCGATCCACAGCGACGACGTCGACGAGTGGTTCCTGTGCGGGCCGTTCGAGCTGGTCCAGTTGTGCCGCGACACCCTCGCCGCCCGCGGCGTCAAACCGGAACATGTCCGCTTCGAGCTGTTCACCTCGGGCAAGCCGGACCGCCCGGAGGGGAACATCGGCCGGCCCGTGATCGCTGACGAGTCCAAGGAAACGTTCAAGATCACCTTCAAGCTGGACGGGCTGCAGGGCGAGGTTGCCAGCCCCACCCACGCCCGCGAATCCATCCTTAACGCCGCCCTCCGGGTCCGGCCGGATGTCCCCTTCGCCTGTGCCGGCGGGGTCTGCGGAACCTGCCGGGCCAAGGTGGTCACGGGTGCCGTCACGATGGACGAGAACTACGCGCTGGAGCAGGATGAACTGGACAAAGGGTACGTCCTCACCTGCCAGTCCCACCCGACGACGCCGGAAGTCACCGTCGACTTCGACGTCTAG